The following coding sequences are from one Triticum dicoccoides isolate Atlit2015 ecotype Zavitan chromosome 4A, WEW_v2.0, whole genome shotgun sequence window:
- the LOC119289785 gene encoding tryptophan decarboxylase 1-like: MGSLDTNPISFSAFTDEKTAFEPLNPEDVRAYLHKAVDFISDYYSNVESMPVLPNVKPGYLQDELSASPPTHSAPFDVTMKELRTSVVPGMTHWASPNFFAFFPSTNSAAAIAGDLIASAMNTVGFTWQASPAATEMEVLALDWLAQLLRLPTTFMNRTSTGCGTGGGVILGTTSEAMLVTLVAARDAALRRSGSVGVSHLPRLAVYAADQTHSTFFKACRLAGFDPANIRSIPTRPETNYGLDPSKLLEVMQADADAGLVPTYVCATVGTTSSNAVDPVGAIADVATMFNAWVHVDAAYAGSACICPEFRHHLDGVEHVDSISMSPHKWLLTCLDCTCLYVRDAHRLSDSLETNPEYLKNDATESGEVTDLKDMQVGVGRRFRGLKLWMVMRTYGTAKLQEHIRSDVAMAKMFEDFVRADNRFEVVVPRNFALVCFRIKPSGAMTEEDADEANHVLMENLNKTGKAYLAHTVIGDKFVLRFAVGSSLQEERHVRSAWDLTKKTTSSIMD; the protein is encoded by the coding sequence ATGGGCAGCTTGGACACCAACCCAATCTCCTTCTCTGCCTTCACCGACGAGAAGACGGCGTTCGAGCCTCTCAACCCCGAAGATGTCCGCGCGTACCTCCACAAGGCCGTCGACTTCATCTCCGACTACTACAGCAACGTCGAGTCCATGCCCGTCCTCCCCAACGTGAAGCCGGGATACCTGCAGGACGAGCTGAGCGCGTCCCCGCCGACCCACTCCGCGCCGTTCGATGTCACCATGAAGGAGCTCAGGACCTCCGTCGTCCCCGGCATGACGCACTGGGCTAGCCCCaacttcttcgccttcttcccctcCACCAACAGCGCCGCTGCCATCGCGGGTGACCTCATCGCCTCTGCCATGAACACTGTCGGATTCACGTGGCAGGCCTCGCCCGCGGCCACCGAAATGGAGGTTCTCGCTCTTGACTGGCTTGCGCAGCTTCTGCGCCTACCCACCACCTTCATGAACCGCACCAGTACTGGATGTGGCACCGGCGGTGGTGTCATCCTCGGCACAACCAGTGAGGCAATGCTCGTCACGCTAGTAGCCGCCCGTGATGCAGCGCTGCGTCGGAGCGGCTCAGTCGGCGTGTCCCATCTACCACGCTTGGCTGTCTATGCTGCCGACCAGACCCACTCCACGTTCTTCAAGGCATGCCGGCTCGCAGGTTTTGATCCCGCCAACATCCGCTCCATCCCCACCAGGCCGGAAACTAACTACGGGCTCGACCCGTCCAAGCTTCTCGAGGTAATGCAAGCTGATGCCGATGCCGGTCTCGTGCCTACATATGTCTGTGCCACGGTGGGCACCACATCTTCCAATGCTGTCGACCCAGTGGGCGCCATCGCCGACGTTGCCACCATGTTCAATGCATGGGTCCATGTCGATGCTGCCTATGCTGGCAGTGCGTGTATCTGCCCAGAGTTTCGCCACCATCTCGATGGCGTCGAGCACGTGGACTCTATTAGCATGAGCCCACACAAATGGCTTCTCACGTGCCTCGACTGCACCTGTTTGTACGTCCGCGATGCTCACCGACTGAGTGACTCGTTGGAGACAAATCCGGAGTACCTCAAGAATGACGCTACCGAGTCCGGTGAGGTCACCGATCTGAAAGACATGCAGGTCGGCGTTGGTCGGCGCTTCCGCGGGCTCAAGCTTTGGATGGTCATGCGCACATATGGTACCGCAAAGCTCCAAGAGCACATCCGTAGTGACGTTGCCATGGCGAAGATGTTTGAAGATTTTGTCCGTGCCGACAACAGGTTCGAGGTGGTTGTACCGAGGAACTTTGCTCTTGTGTGCTTTAGGATCAAGCCAAGTGGAGCCATGACGGAAGAGGATGCCGATGAAGCCAACCATGTGCTAATGGAGAATCTGAACAAGACTGGCAAGGCTTATCTTGCGCACACGGTGATTGGTGACAAGTTCGTGCTCCGGTTCGCTGTTGGGTCGTCACTTCAGGAGGAGAGGCATGTGAGGAGTGCATGGGACCTTACCAAGAAGACTACAAGCAGTATCATGGATTAA